Within Streptomyces roseirectus, the genomic segment GTCCGCGACGATCGCGTCCACGTCGGCGATGCGGACGCCGTGTGTCGTCAGGCAGTATCGCCAGCACTGGTTCGCCAGTGAATTCACATTGACTGCGTATTTGCGGCGGGTCAGCCGCTCCTCTTCAATACCGACGGCGATCTCGCCGTTCTCGACGAGACAGGCAGAGAAGTCGTGGTTGGAACCGCCGAGCCCCAGAGCGAGCATACTGCCGTCCTTACTCCCGTTGCAGGTCTGCGGATTTGGCGAGTACGTGATGTGTCACGCTACCCGGTCGCAACGAGTCAGTCAGCAGGCGAGTATGAGCCATCCTCAGGCCGGATCGAGTCGAGTTCCGGTCGAACGGCAACGCCCTCAGCAGGCTTCATTGCCCCTGTCTTCGGGGTGAAGTTAGGATCGTCGCCCAACGGAAGAGTCGTGCGTGAATACCACCTGGGTGCGGTGATAGGCATGGCACTGAAGAGTCATTATCGCGATGCGATGTTCGCGCATCGCGACGGGCAGAACCGTCTCAAACTCCTGATGAACGACATGGTCATCGAGGAGCAGCTGTGCCAGATGCGGTGCTCCTACTGCCTCACCGAGGACTTCAACCTCCTGATGGCGGTCCCGGACGCCCGGCTGCGCCTGACCACCGACCGGCGGGCGGACTGGCACGAGATCCTGGACGCCTATCACCGTCAGGTGGACAGCCCCATCATGCGCCTGAGCGGCGGCGAGTTCTTCTGGCTGAAAGGCTCCACCGAGTTCGTCGCGGAGTGCAGCGAGAAGTACGAGGTCGTGCAGGTCATCACCAACGGCGCCTTCCTGACGCCGCCCCGCCTTGAGGCGCTGGCCGCGCTGGGCAACGTCCAACTGTGCCTCTCCCTCGACGGCCACACGCTGGAGCTGAACGGCCACCGGCTGCCGCCCAAGCAGCACCGGCTCTTCGACGTCATCATGCGCCACCTGGACCACGCGGTGGAGCTGGGCATCCCCATCGAGATCCAGTCGGTGATCAGCGACCTCAACGCGACCGCCCAGGCGGACTTCGCCGAGTTCCTGCTGACCCGGTACGGGCGCGGTGTGATGCTCTACTTCTTCCCGGTGCGCGGCGAGACCAGGACCACCCACGCACCGCCCCTCGGCGACCATTTCGCGCCACTTCTGGAGCGGTACGACGAACTGTCGGCGGTGCTTCCCCCGCGGGCTTTCGTGGAACACATCGGGAATCAACTGCGCACCGGCGTCCGTACTCTGCGGTGTTATGCGACGGCCACCATGGTGCAGCTCTTCGGA encodes:
- a CDS encoding radical SAM protein, whose amino-acid sequence is MFAHRDGQNRLKLLMNDMVIEEQLCQMRCSYCLTEDFNLLMAVPDARLRLTTDRRADWHEILDAYHRQVDSPIMRLSGGEFFWLKGSTEFVAECSEKYEVVQVITNGAFLTPPRLEALAALGNVQLCLSLDGHTLELNGHRLPPKQHRLFDVIMRHLDHAVELGIPIEIQSVISDLNATAQADFAEFLLTRYGRGVMLYFFPVRGETRTTHAPPLGDHFAPLLERYDELSAVLPPRAFVEHIGNQLRTGVRTLRCYATATMVQLFGQGDVSCCPYAWLKPMGNIKREPELIHEQFGKHQHYDMFMQPRPRFPYCKSCTGPIDVVNLYLFGNISEQEIARCAPYAGPRALERLRELKSAFTPVFEPAEEPSPR